Proteins from one Camelina sativa cultivar DH55 chromosome 8, Cs, whole genome shotgun sequence genomic window:
- the LOC104706649 gene encoding uncharacterized protein LOC104706649: MSWMKGKSSGWTAFDLKQRQKKQGLDIEVEDDPFPPVSTSINTSLVDVRGKLRRSHEPSEKSFSSVLLPPSRFPALTENKDCGNQESGGGFRSKPGSLILPVNSHDSAFMKLKEMNSWADESLIRDVLLSTEDNFEMALEFLEGMVPAGNKPDKGHNTEAEVPTSKIEGYSSDNRSSGYRTFGRSVTGSVKMTARSAFEDSGKYDLQESDGRSFPVVASDSQKLSEDISELDSIIQRLQSLPIEPEWEEDDLYLNHRKDALKMMRSASNHSRAAQNAFQRYDHASAKQHSEKAREDWLTAEKLNAEAAKKIIGITNKDNDIWKLDLHGLHATEAVQALQERLQKIEGQFTVNRSVSPNRGRSKNAVLRSASQEPFGRLDVEGLDSQKISSRQLRNSLQVVTGIGKHSRGHASLPQAVKTFFEDNRYRFDETRPGVITVWPKFRHS, encoded by the exons ATGTCATGGATGAAAGGCAAATCATCTGGTTGGACTGCGTTTGATCTCAAGCAGAGACAGAAGAAGCAAGGTCTCGACATCGAGGTCGAGGATGATCCATTCCCGCCTGTTTCGACTAGTATTAATACATCTCTTGTAGATGTTAGAGGGAAGCTGAGAAGAAGTCATGAACCTTCTGAAAAGTCTTTTTCCTCTGTGCTCTTACCTCCTTCGAGATTTCCGGCACTGACAGAGAATAAGGATTGCGGAAACCAAGAAAGCGGCGGAGGTTTTAGAAGCAAACCTGGCAGTTTGATTCTTCCGGTAAACAGTCATGATTCGGCCTTCATGAAGTTAAAGGAAATGAACAGCTGGGCAGATGAGAGCTTGATAAGGGATGTATTGTTATCCACCGAAGATAATTTTGAGATGGCTTTAGAATTTTTGGAAGGGATGGTTCCTGCTGGTAATAAACCAGACAAAGGTCACAATACAGAAGCTGAGGTGCCAACTTCAAAGATTGAGGGTTATTCATCCGATAACAGAAGTTCCGGATATAGAACATTTGGAAGAAGTGTTACAGGTTCGGTGAAGATGACTGCTAGGTCCGCTTTTGAAGATTCTGGCAAGTATGATTTGCAAGAGAGTGATGGAAGGTCGTTTCCGGTGGTTGCATCTGACAGTCAAAAGTTGTCTGAAGATATTTCTGAACTAGATAGTATCATTCAGCGGCTTCAGTCCCTTCCTATAGAGCCTGAATGGGAAGAAGATGATCTCTACTTGAATCATCGAAAGGATGCACTGAAAATGATGAG ATCAGCCTCAAACCATTCAAGAGCTGCCCAAAATGCTTTTCAGAGATATGATCATGCTTCTGCTAAGCAGCATTCAGAAAAAGCAAGAGAGGATTGGTTAACAGCTGAGAAGCTAAATGCTGAGGCAGCCAAAAAGATAATAGGTATAACAAATAAGGACAACGACATATGGAAGTTGGACCTGCATGGACTCCACGCAACAGAAGCTGTTCAAGCGTTACAAGAACGTTTGCAAAAGATAGAAGGTCAATTCACAGTGAACCGTTCGGTATCACCAAATAGAGGTAGGTCAAAGAATGCAGTTCTGCGATCTGCATCACAAGAGCCTTTTGGTAGATTAGATGTGGAAGGCCTCGACAGTCAAAAAATTTCTTCTAGGCAACTACGAAACTCGTTGCAGGTTGTAACAG GTATTGGTAAACACAGCCGGGGACATGCTTCACTTCCTCAGGCTGTGAAGACATTCTTTGAAGATAACAG GTACAGGTTTGATGAGACAAGACCAGGAGTTATCACAGTGTGGCCTAAATTCCGACACAGCTGA
- the LOC104706651 gene encoding probable carboxylesterase 18 — MATETSQPNQKLTIPLKTRIALTVISTFTDNAQRPDGTINRRFLRLFDFRAPPNPKPINSVSTSDFVVDPSRDLWFRLFTPHVSGDKIPVVVFFHGGGFAFLSPNAYPYDNVCRRFARKLPAYVVSVNYRLAPEHRYPAQYDDGFDVLKYLDENRGNILPANADLSRCFFAGDSAGGNIAHNVAVRVCRGNFTAVKLIGMISIQPFFGGEKRTEAEKQLAGAPLVSPNRTDWCWKAMLPEGVNRDHEAVNVGGPNAVDISDLEYPETMVVVAGFDPLKDWQRSYYEWLKLSGKRATLIEYPNMFHAFYIFPELPESGQLIMRIKDFIAERVASL; from the exons atggcgaCAGAAACATCACAACCAAACCAGAAACTAACGATTCCGTTAAAAACAAGAATCGCTCTCACCGTCATCTCAACCTTCACCGATAACGCTCAAC GTCCCGACGGAACTATCAACCGCCGTTTCCTCCGCCTCTTCGATTTCCGCGCTCCTCCCAATCCCAAACCCATCAACTCCGTCTCCACCTCGGACTTCGTCGTTGATCCCTCCCGCGATCTCTGGTTCCGATTGTTCACACCGCACGTCTCCGGCGACAAAATCCCAGTCGTTGTCTTCTTCCACGGCGGTGGTTTCGCTTTCCTCAGCCCTAACGCTTACCCTTACGATAATGTCTGCCGGCGATTCGCTAGAAAACTGCCTGCTTACGTCGTCTCCGTCAACTACCGCCTCGCTCCGGAGCATCGTTATCCTGCTCAGTACGACGACGGATTCGACGTTCTCAAGTACCTCGATGAGAATCGCGGCAACATCCTCCCGGCGAACGCTGATCTGTCTAGATGCTTCTTCGCCGGAGACAGCGCCGGCGGAAACATCGCGCACAACGTCGCCGTCCGAGTTTGCAGGGGGAATTTCACCGCCGTAAAACTGATCGGAATGATCTCGATCCAACCGTTCTTCGGCGGGGAAAAGAGGACCGAAGCGGAGAAACAACTCGCCGGAGCTCCTTTGGTATCGCCGAATCGAACAGATTGGTGCTGGAAAGCGATGTTACCGGAAGGAGTGAACCGGGATCACGAAGCGGTTAACGTAGGAGGACCAAACGCAGTGGATATATCGGATCTGGAGTACCCGGAGACGATGGTGGTTGTGGCTGGGTTTGATCCGTTAAAGGATTGGCAGCGAAGCTACTACGAGTGGTTAAAGTTATCCGGGAAAAGAGCAACGTTAATCGAGTATCCAAACATGTTCCACGCGTTTTATATCTTTCCTGAGTTACCGGAGTCGGGTCAGTTAATTATGCGGATTAAGGATTTTATTGCGGAGCGCGTCGCTTCACTCTAA
- the LOC104706652 gene encoding uncharacterized protein LOC104706652, translating to MGWKAAEKLIRHWKILLGDNVMIIRGKDKGETGTIKRVIRSQNRVIVEGKNLIKKHIKGGPDHEGGIFTVEAPLHASNVQVVDPVTGRPCKVGVKYLEDGTKVRVARGTGTSGSIIPRPEILKIRATPRPTTAGPKDTPMEYVWEQTYDAKTGKGMPDL from the exons ATGGGTTGGAAAGCTGCTGAGAAACTTATCAGACACTGGAAGATACTCCTAGGGGATAAT GTGATGATAATTCGTGGGAAAGATAAGGGTGAGACTGGAACCATAAAACGTGTCATCCGATCTCAAAATCGTGTTATTGTTGAAGGGAAGAATCTG ATCAAGAAGCATATAAAGGGAGGCCCTGATCACGAAGGTGGAATTTTCACGGTAGAGGCTCCTCTTCATGCCTCAAATGTTCAAGTTGTTGATCCAGTCACTGG GAGGCCTTGTAAGGTTGGTGTAAAATACCTAGAAGATGGAACAAAAGTAAGAGTAGCTAGAGGTACAGGCACATCTGGTTCGATAATTCCTCGACCAGAGATTCTAAAGATAAGGGCTACACCAAGACCCACCACCG ctgGCCCTAAGGACACTCCAATGGAGTATGTTTGGGAGCAGACATATGATGCTAAAACAGGAAAGGGCATGCCTGATCTTTAA
- the LOC104706653 gene encoding 26S proteasome non-ATPase regulatory subunit 14 homolog: protein MERLQRIFGAGGGLGHASPDSPTLDTSEQVYISSLALLKMLKHGRAGVPMEVMGLMLGEFVDEYTVRVVDVFAMPQSGTGVSVEAVDHVFQTNMLDMLKQTGRPEMVVGWYHSHPGFGCWLSGVDINTQQSFEALNQRAVAVVVDPIQSVKGKVVIDAFRSINPQTIMLGQEPRQTTSNLGHLNKPSIQALIHGLNRHYYSIVINYRKNELEEKMLLNLHKKKWTDGLTLRRFDTHSKTNEQTVQEMLSLAAKYNKAVQEEDELSPEKLAIVNVGRQDAKKHLEEHVSNLMSSNIVQTLGTMLDTVVF from the exons ATGGAGAGATTACAGCGAATCTTCGGAGCTGGTGGCGGTTTGGGTCACGCATCGCCTGATTCTCCGACTCTCGATACATCGGAGCAGGTTTACATCTCTTCTCTCGCCCTCCTCAAGATGCTTAAGCACG GAAGAGCTGGTGTTCCTATGGAAGTCATGGGATTGATGCTTGGAGAGTTCGTCGATGAGTACACTGTTAGGGTTGTTGATGTTTTCGCTATGCCTCAGAGTGGTACTGGTGTTAGTGTTGAAGCTGTTGATCATGTTTTCCAGACTAATATGCTTGACATGCTTAAACAGACTGGAAG ACCTGAGATGGTTGTTGGTTGGTATCATTCCCATCCTGGATTTGGCTGCTGGCTCTCTGGTGTTGACATTAATACTCAACAG agtttTGAAGCTTTGAACCAGCGAGCTGTGGCAGTTGTGGTAGATCCAATTCAAAGTGTGAAGGGAAAGGTTGTGATTGATGCGTTCCGCTCGATAAATCCGCAGACTATTATGCTTGGGCAAGAACCCCGTCAAACCACATCGAACCTTGGACATCTTAACAAACCATCGATCCAG GCGTTGATTCATGGCTTGAACAGACACTATTATTCAATAGTCATCAACTACAGGAAGAACGAGCTAGAGGAGAAGATGCTACTAAACCTCCACAAGAAGAAATGGACAGATGGTCTGACGCTAAGACGCTTTGACACCCACTCCAAGACAAATGAACAGACAGTCCAG GAGATGTTGAGCTTGGCTGCTAAGTATAACAAGGCGGTTCAAGAGGAGGATGAGTTGTCACCAGAGAAGCTGGCGATCGTGAATGTGGGAAGACAAGACGCAAAGAAGCATCTGGAAGAACATGTCTCCAACCTGATGTCATCTAACATTGTTCAGACACTAGGTACTATGCTCGACACTGTTGTCTTCTAG
- the LOC104706654 gene encoding vesicle transport protein SFT2B — MDKMNQAFEKMKMMVGMEVEDEERAAEEESSLSFMEDLNRNCALTTKQRFYGFAICLSAGLTCTLLSMLVFFNPVKFGITFTLGNLMALGSTAFLIGPQRQVTMMLDPARIYATALYLASIIIALFCALYVRNKLLTLLAIILEFSGLIWYSLSYIPFARTMVSKVFYTCFDTEF, encoded by the exons ATGGATAAGATGAATCAGGCatttgagaagatgaagatgatggtaggTATGGAGGTTGAAGACGAGGAACGAGCTGCCGAGGAAGAAAGCTCACTCTCTTTCATGGAAGATCTTAATCGCAATTGCGCTTTGACTACCAAACAG AGATTCTATGGGTTTGCAATTTGTTTGTCAGCAGGGTTGACATGTACACTTTTG TCGATGCTTGTTTTCTTCAATCCGGTCAAGTTTGGAATCACATTTACTCTCGGAAATTTGATGGCACTTGGGAG CACAGCATTCCTTATAGGCCCACAGCGGCAGGTGACTATGATGCTTGACCCTGCCCGTATCTACGCTACTGCTTTGTATCTAGCAAGCATTATCATTGCCTTGTTTTGTGCTCTTTAT GTTCGTAACAAGCTTCTGACGCTGCTGGCCATCATTCTTGAGTTCTCTGGTCTAATTTG GTATAGCTTGAGCTACATCCCTTTTGCAAGGACCATGGTCTCCAAGGTCTTCTACACTTGTTTCGACACCGAGTTTTAA
- the LOC104706655 gene encoding protein SUPPRESSOR OF GENE SILENCING 3-like gives MSSRAGPMSKGKNISQGGSKPEVEQLAQGLAATKLAPSQDDGGEWEVISKKNKNKPGNTSGKAWVPQNSNPPRAWGGQQQGRGNNVSGRGNGNGRGTQATDHRVTGRGRALNKKYDNYVAPVAPVTRPPLEGGWNWQARVGSAQHTVVEEVPNMEDDLDNASEEENDSDALDDSDDDLVSDDYDSDVSQKSHGSRKQNKWFKKFFDSLDSLSVEQINEPQRQWHCPACQGGPGAIDWYNLQPLVAHARTKGARRVKLHREFAKVLDMDLQMRGASVIPSGEIYGQWKGLGQEEKDHEIVWPPMVIIMNTRLDMDDNDKWLGMGNQELLEYFEQYDAIRARHSYGPQGHRGMSVLMFESSATGYVEAERLHRELVERGLDRNAWARRRGLFSGGVRQLYGFLATKQDLEIFNQHSQGKTRLKYEMRSYQEMVVKDLRQIAEDNQQLNYLKNKLSKQNRHAKVLEESLEIMSEKLRKTAEDNRIVRQRTKMQHEQNREEMDAQDRFFKDSIKQIHEKRDAKEENFEMLQQQERAKVVDQQERNMNPSSNDACRKRAEEVSSFIEFQEKEMEEFVEEREMLIKEQEKKMAEMKKRHYEEMLDLEKEFDEALEQLMDKHGLHNADD, from the exons ATGAGTTCTAGGGCTGGTCCAATGTCTAAGGGGAAGAACATCTCTCAGGGTGGTTCTAAGCCTGAGGTTGAACAGTTGGCTCAAGGTTTGGCAGCGACGAAACTGGCTCCTTCACAAGATGATGGTGGAGAATGGGAGGTCATttccaagaagaacaagaacaaacctGGAAACACTTCTGGAAAAGCTTGGGTTCCTCAGAATTCGAACCCTCCTAGAGCTTGGGGTGGTCAGCAACAAGGGAGAGGTAATAACGTGTCTGGGAGAGGTAATGGCAATGGTCGGGGAACTCAAGCTACTGACCACAGGGTCACTGGTCGGGGACGAGCATTGAACAAAAAGTATGATAACTATGTGGCTCCTGTTGCACCTGTAACTCGCCCTCCTTTGGAAGGGGGATGGAATTGGCAGGCAAGAGTAGGTTCTGCTCAGCACACTGTTGTGGAGGAGGTTCCAAACATGGAGGATGATCTTGATAATGCTTCTGAGGAAGAGAATGATTCTGATGCTTTggatgattctgatgatgacCTTGTGAGTGATGACTATGACTCTGATGTCAGTCAAAAGAGCCATGGATCACGGAAGCAGAATAAGTGGTTCAAAAAGTTCTTTGACAGCTTGGATAGCTTGTCCGTCGAGCAGATTAATGAACCACAGAGGCAGTGGCATTGCCCAGCTTGTCAGGGTGGACCTGGCGCCATCGACTGGTATAACCTACAGCCACTAGTAGCTCATGCGAGGACTAAGGGAGCTAGGCGAGTTAAGCTCCATAGAGAATTTGCTAAAGTTCTTGACATGGATCTACAGATGAGAGGAGCATCTGTCATCCCCTCTGGTGAGATTTATGGGCAGTGGAAGGGTTTAGGTCAAGAGGAAAAGGATCATGAAATTGTCTGGCCTCCAATGGTCATCATCATGAATACTAGACTGGACATGGACGATAATGATAAG TGGCTCGGGATGGGCAACCAAGAGCTGCTGGAATACTTCGAACAGTATGACGCTATTAGAGCACGCCATTCCTATGGTCCACAAGGCCATCGTGGGATGAGTGTTCTGATGTTTGAGAGCAGTGCCACTGGCTATGTGGAGGCCGAACGCCTCCACAGGGAGTTGGTTGAGCGAGGGTTAGACAGAAACGCCTGGGCCCGTCGGCGAGGTCTGTTTTCTGGAGGTGTTCGCCAACTGTATGGCTTCCTTGCAACTAAGCAAGATCTGGAGATATTCAATCAACACTCTCAAG GCAAAACGAGGCTGAAATACGAGATGAGATCTTACCAAGAGATGGTTGTGAAGGACCTGAGGCAGATTGCTGAGGACAATCAGCAGCTGAACTATTTAAAGAACAAGCTTTCAAAACAGAACAGGCACGCCAAGGTGCTTGAGGAATCTCTGGAAATTATGAGCGAGAAGCTGCGTAAAACTGCAGAGGATAATCGTATCGTGagacagagaacaaagatgCAGCatgaacaaaacagagaagag ATGGATGCACAAGACCGGTTTTTCAAAGATTCAATCAAGCAGATACATgagaaaagagacgcaaaggAGGAGAATTTCGAGATGTTGCAGCAGCAGGAACGTGCTAAGGTTGTTGATCAGCAGGAGAGGAATATGAATCCCTCTAGCAACGATGCTTGCCGAAAGAG AGCTGAGGAGGTGTCAAGCTTCATCGAGTttcaagagaaagagatggaggaGTTTGTGGAGGAAAGGGAGATGCTGATCAAAGAGCAAGAAAAGAAGATGGCAGAGATGAAGAAAAGGCATTACGAGGAGATGCTTGATCTGGAGAAAGAGTTTGATGAGGCATTGGAACAGCTCATGGACAAGCATGGCCTTCACAATGCAGATGACTGA
- the LOC104706656 gene encoding cleft lip and palate transmembrane protein 1 homolog — protein sequence MAPPAGQTAAVAEVAGADGPQPQQQQRGFGSTISGIVRIAVFWYFASKFFSPKQKPVDPSAPSQLMTNLFHKGESLDMWFYMSEHEKFNDFGNDKALYWHETNIPYAVWTPESIRTKSLTYYPSETLQNNGSLYAHVFFARSGFPIDPTDPEYQPLNSFNRTHAVATYFPKQKKNKKKSLLGSPKDDDESEPEVENVGDKKSDLKVEVPVEYVSLWKPNVTINLVDDFTRYSQNGVPPNIAPHLLVEPTTGNYYPTVYFNEFWLLRDKFIPVNATVSELPLNLEISPISMMKWQLFQQVDQSFQMQRSYGSMLDGESDELKRVFLEGNPYLLGITMFVSMLHSVFDFLAFKNDIQFWNKNKSMEGLSAKSVVLNFICQFVIFLYLLDNDTSWMILASSGVGVCIEFWKIGKAMRIEVDRSGMIPRLRFHDRESYSSNKTKEYDDIAIKFLSYVLLLLVIGLSIYSLAYERHKSWYSWILSSLTSCVYMFGFIMMCPQLFINYKLKSVAHLPWRQMTYKFLNTIIDDLFAFVIKMPILHRLSVFRDDVIFLIYLYQRWVYPVDKTRVNEFGFGGEDETAEKLITEKEEEDKKTN from the exons ATGGCCCCGCCGGCAGGACAAACGGCGGCGGTGGCTGAAGTGGCTGGCGCCGACGGTCCTCAGCCTCAACAGCAGCAGCGTGGATTTGGTTCCACGATTTCCGGAATCGTTAGAATCGCCGTCTTCTGGTATTTTGCTTCCAAGTTCTTTTCACCTAAACAGAAACCTGTTGATCCTTCTGCTCCGTCTCAGCTCATGACCAATCTCTTCCACAAAGGCGAATCATTG GATATGTGGTTTTATATGTCAGAGCATGAGAAGTTCAATGACTTTGGCAATGATAAAGCTCTGTATTGGCATGAGACGAATATACCTTATGCTGTATGGACACCAGAGAGTATTAGAACCAAGTCACTGACGTATTATCCATCTGAG ACACTACAGAATAATGGAAGTCTGTATGCTCATGTCTTCTTTGCTCGATCTGGATTTCCAATTGATCCCACTGATCCTGAGTACCAACCTCTTAATAGTTTTAACAGGACTCATG CTGTGGCGACTTACTTtccaaagcaaaagaaaaataagaagaagagtctcTTGGGGAGTCCCAAAGACGATGATGAATCCGAACCAGAAGTTGAG AATGTTGGTGATAAGAAATCGGATCTCAAGGTAGAGGTCCCTGTGGAATATGTATCCCTCTGGAAACCGAATGTCACAATTAACCTGGTTGATGATTTTACTCG CTATTCACAGAATGGTGTACCACCAAACATTGCTCCTC ACCTACTGGTAGAACCTACCACAGGAAACTACTATCCTACAGTTTACTTCAATGAGTTTTGGCTGCTAAGGGACAAGTTCATTCCAGTCAATGCAACAGTCTCAGAACTACCACTTAATCTGGAAATAAGCCCTATCAGCATGATGAAGTGGCAACTGTTTCAGCAAGTTGATCAGTCTTTCCAGATGCAGCGTAGCTATGGAAGCATGCTTGACGGTGAATCTGACGAACTAAAG AGGGTGTTTTTGGAAGGAAATCCCTATCTTTTGGGTATCACGATGTTTGTTTCTATGCTTCATTCAGTATTCGACTTCCTGGCATTCAAAAATG ATATCcaattttggaacaaaaacaaatctatgGAAGGATTGTCTGCAAAGTCTGTTGTACTGAACTTTATCTGTCAGTTTGTCATCTTCCTCTACCTGCTGGACAACGATACCTCATGGATGATACTGGCTAGTTCCGGAGTCGGTGTCTGCATTGAATTCTGGAAGATAGGGAAAGCTATGCGCATAGAG GTTGATCGTAGTGGAATGATTCCAAGGTTGAGGTTCCACGATCGTGAATCCTATTCAAGCAATAAAACCAAGGAGTATGATGACATTGCCATCAAATTCTTATCCTATGTGCTCCTCCTCCTTGTCATTGGCTTATCCATATATTCTCTCGCTTATGAACGCCACAAGAGCTGGTATTCTTGGATCCTGTCTTCACTAACAAGCTGTGTCTACATGTTCG GATTCATCATGATGTGTCCTCAGCTATTCATCAACTATAAGCTAAAATCAGTGGCACATTTACCATGGAGACAGATGACTTACAAGTTCCTCAACACCATTATCGACGATCTCTTTGCCTTTGTCATCAAAATGCCGATTCTACATAGACTCTCTGTATTCCGAGATG ATGTGATATTCTTGATATACTTATACCAAAGGTGGGTTTACCCTGTGGACAAGACACGTGTTAACGAGTTCGGTTTTGGAGGCGAGGATGAAACTGCAGAGAAGTTGAtcacagagaaagaagaagaagacaagaaaacaaactaa